The genomic stretch AAACCCACCTTTTCTTTTAATGCaactaaaaagtaaaaataaaagttcatttttctgattatagTGAGATACTTTTTTAAGTCAGTTTCTTGCTGCAGGACTTGtgagagtatttttacagtgtggtttTAGTACTTCTGAAGTACTACTGAATACATTGTCTTCTACTGACTGtatattgtaaatgtgtttttgtgttaacaTAAGTCACTGTAGCCTCCATAAATCCAGTCAGTCACACTCAAACCCCCTCCCAACTGTAACACATTGGGTGTTACgtgttttataatgaaataaTCTGATAAGGCCGCAATGTTCAGGAACATTTATtcaacaacagcaaatcagatcAATGATCCACTTGTTTTCTTCCAGACACACAATTACCATGCTACAACATAAACGTTAAGGTTTATACTTTATATAGGCCGAGTGTATGTACAAGCAACCTTAACCATTAAACCATTCCTCGCTAAATTTAATGGTTACAATACAACATCATACCAGTTAAAATTATAGCCAATCATCATTTGAAACATGACAaagtatgaaataaataaaagtccaAAAATGCATCATATAACCATTTCACTATAGTTACACTATATACTATGTTGTCTTTTTATGGAGTCGTTTCCTGATCATtgatccattatagtttttttaaacacacagtgcaTTCAACTGAGAACATTTACAGTAGCTTTTTTCAGTATCTCAATGAAAAAGCCATGACAGGAACATCTATGTTTCATCAAGGGTTACAGGAAACATCATACAAGGGCCACAGAGGTCAACATCCATACCATTAATAGCAGAGGGTGGGCAACAGGAGCTCACCAATTGTAAACCATTGAAACACATTATTAGCAGTTATGAAACTGACAAAAGTGGCAAAGATGTTCATGGCAATTTATGGCAATTTGCAAATGTGTGGCAATATATGCAAATTCAGTCGTATGAAAAATCTATAGAGTCATTTAACTTGGAGCTGCCTGTAGCGCTGGCTCACGGATGATATGCCTGACGAGCTTCTTATATCTACATGGATTCAAAAAAGTCAATAATGATAAACGGTCACAGCATCGGACAAAATGTCATCAGACTTTAGTTCAAAACACGAGGactaaaaacatgatgaaaatcaTATACCTCACCACCTAAAATatcatatattataattataattataatataataaaatattatatatatgctCTGTAGTCAGCTTTATTTCCCAGCTATGAAGAGTGTGACATGTTTTTTCCACGACATTAATTACTTAACATATTCAAGACAGCTCACAGTGAAAAACATGTCACCCTCTGAGCAGAGCCGACTGGATTACCTGCAGCTCCttggcttcatacagctcagtatcaataaattaacaaaaatactTGCAGTAACTGGATGAAATTAATATCTTTCAGTCTCTATGAcatctctgaaataaaaacttttggcttttgttttaaacaaacaaataaaaacggAAAAGACGGCAGAAATTCATGACATTATTAATATCCGAGATGCTTTGCCAAACTTTCAGGGCTCAGTATCGTTAAAATTTTCGATATTGATACCTTACGATACTTTGATTGCGGTTCCTGAAAGATACTTTTATTGATGTCAATCTTATGAAATCTGTTTTAACAAAAGATTCAATTAGACATACGTCATGTAGTGAGCCCTGTCTCTGGGTGTAACCTCGTGCTTTCCTGCATGCCtcgagacagccaatcaccagcactTTTACCTCTTGgcacaacaagcatgctgcatgcttattggCTCACTGACGCTGATGATATTAACTCCTTAGGTATTGAAATTTGGTAAcgaatgacaagacatttttcaatattCGATAGTATCGAGGCAACATGGTCAGTGCCATACAAGTATCAATTCGATACTCAGCCCTACAAACTTCAGACAAAGGGATCCAATGTCAACAAATCCGATCaatcaaatgtaataaaaaataaaaacaaaatgaaacaaaaattctTCTTAGGTTTGTCTGAGAACAGCATATCAACATAAAATCATGACACTTTAAATAACCCACCTGGGCTGAAACCTGCAATAATAGATAGAATTCAAGATATTATGAACCAACATGAAcgttacataaaaaacaactgtcaTGACGACTGTTCAGTGCTGCAGGAACGACAGGAGAGTAGGCTCTATCCTGCAAGAATGAGCTGAACTAAAGCTgaggcagagaagagaaaagcCAATACTAATTAATTACTAAAGTAGAAATGTGACGCCAGCAGGCATTCATGAAATCATGTCTGCAAATAAAGCTCTGTGCCTTTACAAACCTCATgattcacattaaaaacactcgGAGGGGGCACACTAAAGACAAACACAGTGCCAAAGACGTACTGTGGATCTGACGATGGCAGGTGGTATCTTCAACTAAAACAGTGCTGATTGCAAATCAGAAGTAAAAACTGCACTAATATATGACAGCTCTGTTCTTGAAGGTTTAATGACGGCACCGACCGCCTTCGCAAATAAACAAATCTCTCTAACCAGCACCTCCCTGAGCCATGGCTCTCCTTTCTTTTAGCACAAAACCCCaatatcctcctcctccttgtgaACTGTACTATTCGAACATATTGCACATAGTATGCACCTACATTATGAGTCTTGCAAAGTAAAAATGTTGctaaagatgaaagaaaatctgGAGACCATGTTTTATAAACAGTGCATGCTACACCATGATGCAAGATGTGGGAGAGGGGAAGTGGGGTAGGCGACCTGTGTGGTTAAAGGCcaagaaatacaaaaagaaagaaacgacaaggaaacaacttaatgtttcTCTTGTCTTGGGAAATAAGTTGCGGACCAATCGGGGAGGGTTGTAAGGGGTGTGACTTCATAAGTTCCTTTCATGGGCCATGCTTACTAGTCCCTCTCCTCCGCATGGCTCCCTTTCTGAAGTGAAAAGATGGATCGCTCTTTTCGTTCATCTCATCGAGGTGGAGCAGGGAAGCAGGCAGGACCGCAGGCCAGGATTGACGGGAATGGAGGGTTAGTTGAAGCCGGTATCGGTGTGATAGGAGTGGTGCCCATCTGATGTCAACTGGGTCGTCTCTGTGGCTGATGGTTGCAGCATTATAGGGTCACCCCCAGcctctgaaacagaaacattttcagtAGCTGCATTCTGCGAACTGCAATCCCTGCGTCCTGTTCAAGGAAAGTCTGTTTAGGAAATTCAACAAAATTCCTCCATATATCTGTGATTTTGTGGCACAGTCAAGTGTATTTGTCTCTTCCCATTGactactgtacttttttttgtgGTAGTTAGTTAAAAGGTCCACCATAGCTTGTTTCCCAAGAAATAttagagaaatataaaaatgaatatatatgaataaataaatgatgaatacTAAactacttaaaggtgcaatatgtatgaaTTGGCCATATGCAGAATTCAAACTCATTACAAATatgggggcagcatatcaccagattaAACACTAATGGCTGCTGACTTTAATTGCCATTAGCTTGTAACCTCCAAGACCCCAGAAAGAGCATCacaatttgagccattcgggCCAATAAAATTTGTAAAGTCGAGAAGAGCAGCATGATTAAATAGctttatccccattcaagttagccgggcgccAAAACCGAAGGTAGCCGGCTTGGCTggtggaagtctctagtgcacaCGCTCTATGGGCTGCACAACACGGCAGATCCGGGTATATTCATAaccgggaagtcgagctttttagACTTTAAAACGCCACTGtacagctttcataggaataaaTGTGGCTCCGCCTCCAGcactgtgtccagatttaatgTAACATCCTCGGTAAACTCAGATAGCCGTACAGCTTGCGGTCctgactgggagctcagagcaacggttgagtgttggtgtttacaccgcttgCAGAGACACTTTGGACCCGGACGGgctagggctagctggttagtatGCTTTCTTCATTAGATAACTAAAACTGTTATGTCTTCACATTCTACTGATAATTTCAAGTTATTCTTTTGAAattttacatattgcagctttaaatggtcaaattaataatgataacattAGTTACAGCGACATATGTAAACTCCTTTGTGAGCTCCATGGTTTGAGTTCAATGACTGATGGGTGATCTTGCTTGTCAAGTGATGAACAGTTGATCAGTTCCTCCCTACACAGTTAGCACCTTGGAACTGAGCATTTTCTGCTTCCTACGGTTTGCTATCTTACTAAACATTGGCTAAATACCCTGTGTAGTCCACTTTGCAGGGAATCACCAGGCGATCAGAACGCACCTTTGCATTGAGCCCCCTCCTGTTAATAACCCCTCTGACCAATTCAAAGTGGGAAGGGCGACGCAGGTGATTCAGTCTCACCTCTCTCGTCAGACTGCAGCTGAGCCTCCAGGTCCTCGGGGGACACATAGAATTCCTGGTCCTGTCCCTCCCGAGGCCGTGGTTTACATTTTCCACAGCAGCAgttacagcagcaacacaggCAGCAACAGAAGTAGCAGCCGGTGGCAAGGCCGCAGAATACAAACAGAGCCTGCAGGCAAGCAGAATCACGGGAGGAAGTGAAGAGTCAATGTGTGAGCAAATAATAAGCTGAAACAAGAAATCATAAAACTGACTAAAGCCTTCGCTCAGTCTTACCTTTGCCCACCAGCTTGAAAGGACAAAGTAAGTGTTGACATTCTCCTCTCCGAACTGCTCGGCCACATATAGTCCCAGAGAACCATATTTGTCATAAATATTACGCTTTGTGGGGTCATTCAGAATTGCATGGGCGTTGTTTATCTCCTTGAACTTATCAGCTGCCTCTGGATTGTCAGGATTCTTGTCAGGGTGGAACTTCAACGCCAGTTTCCTGTGGAGAAAGTTGGCAAAAAGACAATGAAATAAGAATCACAGCACACATTGTCAGTGTCGGGAGGAAGGCTGAGTCGAAGAGGGATGCCTCACCTGTAAGATCTCTTGATGTCATCTGATGTGGCCACCTTTTCAACTCCCAACACGTGGTAGAGAGACTCACCAGCGGTGGACAGAGAGCGTTGCCTCTGGTGCTCAGCCATGATGTCTCACAAGCTGggaacagaaacaggaaactaAACGCGCTGCTCGGGCTGCATGTGATGCTTCATAAGCAAGGCCTATTTGTTAAGAAAGCCTGTTTATCATGACATACATCCGGCCTTCAAATAAAGTCAGGCCCGTGTGATTGAATCCTCCTGACTGCAGGCAACAGCTGGTCCGTCTCATTAAATACAACTGTCCTGCACAAGCTATATGAGGAAAGATCCACCTCTGTTTGCAACATACTGGGTTTATTCCATTTCCCTGCACTCATTCAATTTTCAGACGTTTTCCACTGTAATTGCACCGATGATGTCAGTCGTCCGGCTACATTTCTACATGATGATAGTTAAACTGTGACATCTTGGAAGGATCACTGactgcctctgctgctggaaGTAAATCAGTAACTGACATCCACACAGCCGACCatactgcaaaagaaaatgattaaTCTGACTCAtgctgcaagaaaaaaaaaaaaagaataaagccATTCCTGAAAATGTAGCTGCTTCCAGATGGGTGTCATCTTGACACAAATGAATAGGCAGTGGTCTATTTAAAGCCCTGTGCAGCccttttttcaacatttttaccaAAAAACTGTCTCTTATGTCATGTGGGTGTCAAATTTCCCTTTCATACGAATCGCATCCCGATGTCAATTGTCTACAAGAAGGATTAAAGTCTGTGAATACGATGCTAGGAGCATAATCTCTCTGCAAGCATCATCAGCAGCACTGCTATAGCGCACAGCATCCATGTTGGTTTGCTTCCTGGCCTGTTCTTGATGCAAGAAGGGGGGGGATGGATCGTCAGCACTAATTTTCAAGGGCAAGGGGCAGCGTCTCGAGGAAAAAGAAATGGTCGAAATGCACGTTTCGGTCTCACCTTTTGTCGGCTCTGATGCGCTGCAACACTAACGATCCCAGCAGGTTATGATTTTAGACAGTGTAGCGTGACTATGGCTGCATCTCGCACGTACCCGGACCCTCTCTGGCTCCCACTACGCAACCATGGACAGCTGCAGCAGTACGCTGGCTCCGCCCCCCCCTCCGAACGCCCCATGGCGACCCGACGTGCGCGTTCACGACGGCGCTGGGATGATGGAGAGGATGCTGGATGCAAAGTGCAGCTACAGCACCGAGGAGCCCACGGAGCGGAGCTGAAATCTGCTTATTGTGGACAAACACAGCCGCTCACGTTAATACTGTTTCAAGCAGGGAATTATTTAAGACCACTTAACACTGATTGAATAGGCCAGAAGCAAAAAGTTTTCACGTTTTCTGAAATGCGCCAGTCGCTTTCTGTTGCAGATGATATGTCCGTTACAGcgtaaagactggaaacagctagcttaaCAAAATCTACAGCACAAGCTCActaatattataataatgataaacaatattttaatttgtgtaaaaatatattattgtaAGTGTAAAATCGACCACAAGAGTTAGCTTGTGTCGAGCTAGCATATTTCCGGACCCTGagcagttgccaggcaaccaaaGGAGATCCAGGAAGTGAGCAGCTAATCTGGCCCAGAGCCAGAGAGTATCCCTGCCGTCAAATACAGACTAATTATCACTTTACATGGATTAAGCAAactaaatataatgtttttattatttagtttaAGAGACAGGTTTGACAGAGGCAGGCTAGGTGTTTCCTCTTGTTTACATACAGCTATATACAGCTGCTAAGCTTCATAttaacccggaagttagcataGCCATGGTCCCCTCTCAAAAAACCTACAGGactttttaattggattttggaaaataagatctgtggcaaacacaattttttgatacttacacgttttgttcagcaagataatctttaCAGATGAAcgccacttttgtgattttcgaagcgtaaattaaatcgcTTTTAGTAAAAAGCTTttgttaggctacaaacagacatTGCAACATTGCAGTCACATAACTTTAATAGACTTGAAGCAAAAGTtacacattttgggaaatatgctagTCGCTTTCTGTTGCAGATGACAGGCTTTATCAGTCTCTGTGATATGTCCAAAGACTAGAAACAGCTAGCCAAATTACCTGTCAAACGGTAAAACAAATCTACAGCACAAGCTCACtaatattataataaacaatatttcaatttgtgtaaaaatatatttttggaaGTGTAAAATCAACTGATTGAATTTTAGACCACTGGTGAAAACATGCAGTATGTTCATCATCTACTGTAAAGGCCTttgtcactgaaaacattttgatttgaagaAGGACAAACGATGCGTAGTATTCGCACACATCCAAAGACTGATTAAGGTATGAGCTGGACCAAAACATGACACGCGTCATAGaaggaaaagcacagatgtAGCCTATTacaaaatgtactgtatgatgGCTGGCTACAAAATCTTTATTATGAGAAAGACCTATTGGACTGAGTTTCATTATCAAAGGCCTACTCCACGAGATTGAGACCAATATCTGAAGGAAACACATTACTTTACCACTCAAATTTCAAATCAGATGAAGTGCAGTTTTGAGATGTGGAAGGTATTCAAGCTACAGTTATTGATACTAGAAGGAAACATAGGGTCTAATTTGATTTTGTCTGTGTCTTGTATTTCCATAGAAACTGAGCTTGAAGcaaaagttataaaaaaaaattaatgctCCCATGATTTTAACTGTAACAATTTGTCTGTGTCTCTAATCTTTCAGTTGCTATCAAACATCTGACCGACTCCCTGTGAGTGGGACAGTCAACCAACTCGGGTGTCATGCCTGGATAATCCACAGGAAAAGTAGGGCAGATGCCTCGGAGTCATGAACAAACCAAGTGCCTACCTTATCTTTTAAAACACCTTTCTAATTTTTATGTTTCCACAAATATACAGAGAAATATTGATACGAGACAGCCTGTTTACCACAGCCACTGACACCATCACTGATGTTAATAGTTTCACCTGTGGTTTTCCTGCTATGTCTGccatgaaaaatgtttattattaataattcatAGGAAACTTAGTCGTACTTCCTTCTTCTACAAGTCATAATatcccactcacacacagcttAGAAAGCATGACACTACTGTAACTCCCGGTTGTAATCCCTGAAATACAAACTACttgagattatttttattttttactcctGGTGCATTGTTTAAGCACACAAAATCTAATTTAACAGTTTAATTGAGTCGCATTTTAGTCAGGGATTGGCAGCAGTAGCCCATTTTGTTCTTGTTGTCTTGTGATGCTTGTCGCTTTAAATTTCATTGTACATCCTGTGTTGTGCATGTGATGAAGAAAAGTATTCGAATCCTTGACCTAGAGAGTTTTCTTTACGAATGGGAGGTGGGAGGTGTTGTGTTGAGGCATCGTGAGCTGCCAGAACTGCTTCGGTGCTGCTTGACATAGATTAATGTCTCTGAACTCTGGAGGGTTGAACATCATTCTTCCAAAAGACGTTCTCTTATTTTGCTGTTGTCATGACAGTGTTGAAGAGTGCTATCTGACATGTCAGTCCAAAGTCTCTCATGAAGGCATGGATTGATTGGCCTACATGGTGAAAAATTATTAACACAGAAGTTCGACAGAGCTCGTTTAAATATtataaacacatgtaaattTTCCATCTGAATTTATTCCATAAAGTCAATGTGaagggtcacatttaatgcaaagtttttctatcatgttgagcCAATGTGTAGACTGTAAATTCAAAAACTAGATGTGTGATTTATATGTAATAGCtaattgaataaacacataGGGTGTATATAaatctgaattaatttaatttaatcagacttAACATTGCATTAAATGTGATGCTTTACACTATTTTTCTTTAGTAATCTAGATAGTTTGTGCTCACGTGGTTTATTGTCCAAGATAATGTAGACTATTCAATCAAATTACAACAAACTAATGTACGCTAGAAAGTCAACCCTGTCAGCAGACTAGAAGGTTGATTTTGTAACAAAACCCAGGTAGTGTTCAATTGACAACCCgcttttttaaatttctccattcTACAGTATCTGTGTATGACAACTACAGTGCGATCAGgctaaagaaagacattttagtGATGGTTAGCTGTGGGTCTGTGATTGGATGCAAACTCCTGTCTTTTGCAAGAAAGTCTGATGCGGTACACACCCAACCACCATAACCCTCCTCTCTGCCCCTCCATAAAGGgcacaacacaaaaatacaatatattaacCAGTAAATGTAACTAGTAAGAATAATGCTAATGTTGTTATCTTGCACTCGAGAAATAATTTGCTAAAACAGTGACTTTAGAGGGTCCTGGGGCCCAAATGTGCTGTTGCACCTTAGTTCAAATACGGTGGAATAGCAATGCAAGTCCTAGGAATTATATTCATATTGGTTGAATCTGCACTTCATGGTTTGTAGCCTACATTAGATTGTTGTAATTTGATTGAATAGTCTACATTATCTTGGACAATGAAGTGCAGAATCATCCAATGTGAATATAATTCCTAGGACAAAGGTGCAACAGCACATTTGGGCCCCAGGACCCTCTAAAGTCACTGTTTTAGCAAATTATTTCTCGAGTGCAAGATAACAACATTAGCATCATTCTTACTAGTTATATTTACTGgttaatatattgtatttttgtgttgcaTCTTCCCTTACAAATACAAGTAGGCAATTAGTCGAGGTCGTGACTGTGAGGGCCACGGGCATGATAAATCACACCATGAAACCATTCAGTTGAACCCCTCAGACACCGTATGGGAGCatctgtgttgctgctgtttcattTTGTGACTCGTAACGAGGTAGATGAAGCCCTGTAGTATAGATAAACAGACAAACGCAGCGTGTAAAAGTCGGACATCACGTCCTCGCAGCGGATCACATCTGGACGATTCACTGCACCGACTGTAAACTGTTCCTCGGCAACCGTGACGTCAACGCCCCCACCAATCGCAGAGCTCGCAGGAGTGACGTTGCTATCGCGAGGTTATCACGTTAGCTTGGTTAGTTAGCTAGCCGCGAAAAAAAGCTTGACTGTGTAGCCGCGgtttaacagtgtttttattcttcttaAAGCACTGTCAGGACCGCGCACTGCTGTTTGGTTGTTGTCTTCTCACGCCTGCAGAGAAAGGATAATCGCCGGACCTTGTGTTTGCACGGTAAGCTGTGTAAACGCACACAGTCTGCTAACTAGCCAGGTCTGTTGCCCAGGAGGAAATGGGTTTGTTTTGGAAGCCTCGGAGAATTTCCAAATCAATTTTTAGTGGCGCTAGCAAGCTCCCAACCTTAATTTACGCGCACAAATATCGAGTCTGTTGTTTGGGTATTAAGTTGTGATTTTGCCATTTGTGTGTGTCGTCCATGTTTGTGTTCAAATCCTCAATATCTATCTCTGCACGGTGGCAACGTTGCTGTTCATGTAGGTACAAACTGTGACCAAGCTGTGTCAGTCTTGCTCACGTTTGGCTGCTTTTTTCCAAATGGCTTTCCCCTCTTTCCAGGATCCCAATGATGAGTTATGCTGAAAAGCCAGAAGACATCACAAAAGAAGAGTGGATGGACAAATTAAACAATGTTCACATACAGAGGGCGGACATGAATAGGCTCATTATGAATTACCTGGTGACAGGTGAGGCATGTAGCTTGAAGGCAGCTACTGTGAGCTGAATGTACAGATTGtacaagtaagaaaaaaaaaagtaattcattaCTGTCCTTAATGTCTTTGCctctttgtctgtgtctgtttcacATCTGTTTTCAAGAGGGTTTCAAAGAGGCTGCGGAGAAGTTTCGGATGGAGTCTGGGATCGAGCCAAGTGTGGACCTGGACTCTTTGGATGAAAGGATAAAGATTAGAGAGATGATCctgaagggacagatacaggaagcTATTGCACTCATCAACAGCTTACACCCAGAGCTGCTGGACACCAATCGATACTTGTATTTTCATCTTCAGGTACATGTGCACAGAGCTTTGTGATCACATCAGTAGTTCTCCTTTTAGTATCTGCCTCTGTCAACTGGAAAGTAGCCGGTACCTAATCATGCATTTCATGTGATGGTAAGAGCTTCGCTTAAGTGAGATTGAGGCACAGCAAAAGTATTGAAGTTTATTAAGAACATCTGAGACCCGTTCATCCCCTGTAGGTAATAACCCAGGCCAGGCCATCACTTAACATAATGAGTTAATTTCTGGTTAAATAGGTAAATATTGTATCTAGATAAAGCTGTAACTTCATCATCCACAGCCTGTGCTTCATTTCCACTCttgcagcagcaacatttgATTGAGTTAATCAGGCTAAGGGAGACTGAGTCAGCGCTGGAGTTTGCCCAGACGCAGCTGGctgagcagggagaggagagccGCGAGTGtctgacagagatggagagaacaTTAGCCCTTCTGGCCTTTGACAACCCAGAAGAGTCACCCTTTGGAGACCTGCTCAACATGATGCAGCGGCAAAAGGTTGGTTTGTTTATATGAGTTCTTACCcacatgttttgttatacttCACGGTTTCACCTCA from Pagrus major chromosome 7, Pma_NU_1.0 encodes the following:
- the dnajc5aa gene encoding dnaJ (Hsp40) homolog, subfamily C, member 5aa, with the protein product MAEHQRQRSLSTAGESLYHVLGVEKVATSDDIKRSYRKLALKFHPDKNPDNPEAADKFKEINNAHAILNDPTKRNIYDKYGSLGLYVAEQFGEENVNTYFVLSSWWAKALFVFCGLATGCYFCCCLCCCCNCCCGKCKPRPREGQDQEFYVSPEDLEAQLQSDEREAGGDPIMLQPSATETTQLTSDGHHSYHTDTGFN
- the LOC141000253 gene encoding glucose-induced degradation protein 8-B homolog — translated: MMSYAEKPEDITKEEWMDKLNNVHIQRADMNRLIMNYLVTEGFKEAAEKFRMESGIEPSVDLDSLDERIKIREMILKGQIQEAIALINSLHPELLDTNRYLYFHLQQQHLIELIRLRETESALEFAQTQLAEQGEESRECLTEMERTLALLAFDNPEESPFGDLLNMMQRQKVWSEVNQAVLDYENRESTPKLAKLLKLLLWAQNELDQKKVKYPKMTDLSTGTIEDPK